The Brachyspira hyodysenteriae ATCC 27164 genome includes a window with the following:
- a CDS encoding argininosuccinate synthase, with translation MKKKLVLAYSGGLDTTVIIPWLKENYDYDVIAVCVDVGQGTETDGLEEKALKTGAVKYRLVKCEDEFVTDYIYPIVKAEATYEDKYLLGTSAARPLIAKKLVEVALEEGATAIAHGATGKGNDQVRFELTVKALAPNFEIIAPWREWNISSREEEIKYLEDRNIEVPMKKDDSYSRDKNLWHLSHEGLELEDPANMPNYERLLKLSNTIENAPNEGQFVELEFEKGIPTKVDGKTFSPSDLVKYLNEIGGKHAVGIVDLLENRVVGIKCRGVYETPGGTILYAAHREIEHLCLDRETLYFKHVVSHKLTDLVYSGRWFTPLREALCAFIDSTQQTVTGKVKLKLYKGNIIPAGVTSPYSLYNQSLASFTTGELYDHHDAQGFITLFGLPLKVNALMKEQAKKMGLK, from the coding sequence ATGAAAAAAAAATTAGTATTAGCCTATTCAGGCGGTTTGGACACTACAGTTATTATACCATGGCTTAAAGAGAATTATGATTATGATGTAATCGCTGTATGTGTGGATGTTGGTCAAGGTACAGAAACTGACGGTTTAGAGGAAAAAGCTTTAAAAACTGGTGCTGTAAAATACAGATTAGTTAAATGCGAAGATGAGTTTGTTACAGATTATATTTATCCTATAGTTAAAGCTGAAGCTACTTACGAAGATAAATATTTACTTGGTACTTCTGCAGCAAGACCTTTAATAGCAAAAAAACTTGTTGAGGTTGCTTTAGAAGAAGGTGCTACTGCTATAGCCCATGGTGCTACAGGAAAAGGTAATGACCAAGTAAGATTTGAATTAACTGTTAAAGCATTAGCCCCTAACTTTGAAATCATTGCTCCTTGGAGAGAATGGAATATATCTTCAAGAGAAGAAGAAATCAAATACTTGGAAGACAGAAATATAGAAGTTCCTATGAAGAAAGATGATTCTTATTCAAGAGATAAGAACCTTTGGCATTTATCACATGAGGGATTAGAACTTGAAGATCCTGCTAATATGCCTAATTATGAAAGACTTCTTAAATTATCAAACACTATAGAGAACGCTCCTAATGAAGGTCAGTTTGTTGAATTAGAATTTGAAAAAGGCATACCAACTAAAGTAGATGGAAAAACTTTCTCTCCTTCTGATTTAGTTAAATACTTAAATGAGATAGGCGGAAAGCATGCAGTTGGTATAGTTGATTTATTAGAAAACAGAGTAGTAGGAATAAAATGCCGCGGTGTATATGAAACTCCAGGAGGCACTATTCTTTATGCTGCTCATAGAGAAATCGAACATTTATGCTTAGACAGAGAAACATTATATTTCAAACATGTAGTTTCTCATAAATTAACTGATTTAGTATATAGCGGAAGATGGTTTACTCCTTTAAGAGAGGCTTTATGTGCATTCATTGACAGCACTCAGCAAACTGTAACAGGAAAAGTAAAATTAAAATTATACAAAGGTAATATTATACCTGCTGGTGTTACTTCTCCTTATTCACTTTATAATCAGAGTTTGGCTAGCTTTACTACAGGCGAATTATACGATCACCATGATGCTCAAGGCTTCATAACATTATTCGGTTTACCTTTAAAAGTTAATGCTTTAATGAAAGAGCAAGCTAAAAAAATGGGGTTAAAATAA
- the argH gene encoding argininosuccinate lyase: MKEKLWGGRFSKELNKEANDFNSSLSFDCKMYREDILGSIAHAKMLGECSIIPLDESVTIINGLKQILDDIENNKLQFDFELEDIHTQVERWLIDRVGEVGKKVHTGRSRNDQVALDLRMHLKNKVENMKSLILDLISTLVSIQKEHTKTYMSGYTHLQRAQVITFAHYLGAYVEMFKRDFDRLTDAYKRIDVMPLGAGALACSTYKIDNKKTAETLNFKNVMLNSLDAVSDRDFVIEVESALSIIMMHLSRFSEELILYSTSEFKFVEFDDEFTTGSSLMPQKKNPDILELIRGKTGRVYGNLFSILTVMKSLPLAYNKDMQEDKEGIFDSLENVKNCLSILPNVLKTMKVNKDNMLNSVNEGFLNATEVADYLVRKGMPFRDAHAVSGRLVVYSINNNKNLSTLSIEEYKKESDLFEDDIYACITPEAQVANKTMIGSPSESAVMEVIKINKEWLKSNGK, from the coding sequence ATGAAAGAAAAATTATGGGGGGGACGCTTTTCTAAAGAGCTTAACAAGGAAGCTAATGATTTTAATTCTTCATTATCTTTCGATTGTAAGATGTATAGAGAGGATATATTAGGAAGCATAGCACATGCAAAAATGCTTGGAGAATGCTCTATTATACCTCTCGATGAAAGCGTAACTATAATAAATGGTCTAAAACAGATTTTAGATGATATTGAAAATAATAAACTTCAATTTGATTTTGAATTAGAAGATATACATACTCAAGTTGAAAGATGGCTTATTGACAGAGTAGGTGAAGTAGGAAAAAAAGTTCATACTGGAAGAAGCAGAAATGATCAGGTGGCACTTGATTTGAGAATGCATTTAAAAAACAAAGTAGAAAATATGAAATCTTTAATATTAGATTTAATTTCTACATTGGTAAGCATTCAAAAAGAGCATACAAAAACCTATATGAGCGGATACACACATCTTCAAAGGGCACAGGTTATAACATTTGCACATTATTTAGGTGCTTATGTTGAGATGTTCAAAAGAGATTTTGACAGATTAACTGATGCTTACAAAAGAATAGATGTTATGCCTTTAGGTGCTGGTGCTTTGGCTTGTTCTACTTACAAAATAGACAACAAAAAAACTGCTGAAACTCTCAATTTCAAAAATGTTATGCTTAACTCATTGGATGCAGTATCTGACAGGGATTTTGTTATTGAGGTGGAATCTGCTTTATCAATAATAATGATGCATTTAAGCCGTTTTTCTGAGGAGCTGATATTATATTCTACTTCAGAATTCAAATTTGTAGAATTTGATGATGAGTTTACAACAGGTTCAAGTTTAATGCCTCAAAAGAAGAATCCGGACATACTTGAACTTATTCGCGGAAAGACTGGAAGGGTTTACGGAAATTTATTTTCTATATTGACAGTGATGAAGTCTTTGCCTTTAGCATACAACAAAGATATGCAGGAAGACAAAGAGGGTATATTTGATTCTTTAGAGAATGTTAAGAATTGTTTATCAATACTTCCTAATGTATTAAAGACAATGAAAGTTAATAAAGATAATATGCTTAATTCTGTTAATGAAGGATTTTTGAATGCTACTGAGGTTGCTGATTATCTTGTAAGAAAGGGTATGCCTTTTAGAGATGCACATGCTGTTTCAGGACGTCTTGTAGTGTACTCAATTAATAATAACAAAAATCTTTCTACTCTTTCTATAGAAGAATACAAAAAAGAGTCAGATCTTTTTGAAGATGATATTTATGCTTGTATAACTCCTGAAGCTCAGGTTGCTAATAAGACAATGATTGGAAGTCCTAGCGAGAGTGCTGTTATGGAAGTGATAAAAATAAACAAAGAGTGGCTTAAATCAAACGGAAAGTAA
- a CDS encoding NAD-dependent epimerase/dehydratase family protein — protein sequence MKYTIALTGATGNMGLETLRQLMEIEDIELVKLLIRKESKKAAEKFKKQYGKRVEIIIGYLYERDDCEKLLKDCHYVLNLAAVIPPKSDRYPKLAHLTNFVGVKHIVDILEAMDKDKRPKLVHISTVALYGNRNEKHPWGRVGDPLLISPYDAYSFSKLKGERYVLDSSLENRAIIRQTAMLHNRMLTDNMSDGLMFHTCYNAPLEWATARDSGLLMKRIIEEDIKGNLDDYFWKGCFNLGSKAENRLLGYDTFNDGFKLIGGSTKTYMKPNWNATRNFHGLWYYDGYKLEELFSYQKESVTDYWNEIGKTHWYYSFGKIVPPSLISFFAIQRLLPHPNSPTYWRRNGEDGKVIATFGSLENFDNLPKKWENFNLLFENKDSEGNYIDYKALLDIKNAKLLNHGYDESKKDSEIDIEDLKKAAEFRGGKLLSTSMTKGDLHTKLKWACAEGHEFEASPFTVIKAGHWCEKCMPDYTWNFDMLAKKNPYFAQVWYDSHKEDENMLYYFDEDFKAHYKKVN from the coding sequence ATGAAATATACAATAGCTTTAACAGGTGCCACTGGAAATATGGGACTTGAAACATTAAGACAATTAATGGAAATAGAAGATATTGAACTTGTAAAATTGCTTATAAGAAAAGAAAGTAAAAAGGCAGCTGAAAAATTCAAAAAACAATACGGCAAAAGAGTAGAGATAATAATAGGTTATTTATATGAAAGAGATGACTGCGAAAAATTATTGAAAGACTGTCATTATGTACTTAATCTTGCAGCAGTGATACCTCCGAAATCTGACAGATACCCTAAATTAGCACATCTTACAAATTTTGTAGGAGTTAAGCATATAGTAGATATATTGGAAGCGATGGACAAAGATAAACGCCCTAAACTTGTGCATATATCAACAGTAGCACTTTACGGTAACAGAAATGAAAAACACCCTTGGGGCAGGGTAGGCGATCCTTTATTGATAAGTCCTTATGATGCATATTCTTTTTCAAAATTAAAAGGCGAAAGATATGTACTTGATTCATCATTGGAAAATAGAGCTATAATAAGACAAACTGCAATGCTTCATAATAGAATGCTTACTGATAATATGAGCGACGGACTAATGTTCCATACTTGTTATAATGCACCGCTTGAATGGGCAACTGCAAGAGACAGCGGACTATTGATGAAAAGAATAATTGAAGAGGATATAAAAGGCAATTTAGATGATTATTTCTGGAAAGGCTGTTTCAATTTGGGAAGCAAAGCAGAAAATAGACTTTTAGGTTATGATACATTTAATGACGGATTCAAACTTATAGGAGGATCAACTAAAACATATATGAAGCCTAATTGGAATGCTACAAGAAATTTCCATGGACTTTGGTATTATGATGGATACAAACTTGAAGAATTATTCTCTTATCAGAAAGAGTCAGTTACAGATTATTGGAATGAAATAGGAAAAACTCATTGGTATTATTCATTTGGCAAAATAGTTCCTCCTTCTTTAATCTCATTTTTTGCTATACAAAGGCTTTTGCCTCATCCTAATTCGCCTACATATTGGAGAAGAAATGGCGAGGACGGTAAAGTTATAGCTACATTCGGAAGTTTAGAAAATTTTGATAATTTGCCTAAGAAATGGGAGAATTTTAATTTACTTTTTGAAAATAAAGATTCAGAAGGAAATTATATAGATTATAAAGCTTTACTTGATATAAAGAATGCTAAGCTTCTTAATCATGGTTATGATGAAAGTAAAAAAGACAGTGAGATTGATATAGAAGATCTTAAAAAAGCTGCAGAGTTCAGAGGAGGTAAACTTTTAAGCACTAGTATGACTAAAGGAGATTTGCATACAAAATTAAAATGGGCTTGTGCTGAAGGTCATGAATTTGAGGCTTCACCATTTACAGTTATAAAAGCTGGACATTGGTGCGAAAAATGTATGCCTGATTATACTTGGAACTTTGATATGCTTGCTAAGAAAAATCCTTATTTTGCCCAAGTTTGGTATGACTCTCATAAGGAAGATGAGAATATGCTTTATTATTTTGATGAGGATTTTAAGGCACATTATAAAAAAGTTAATTGA
- the flgN gene encoding flagellar export chaperone FlgN: MFNLYEELTKIEILLSKEIEVYKIILEDEEKKVNSIINTRLQDIHLYCDHQNEKMTEANELRKMRENVIDLIVLNKFPHLSETATLSDIIRRIPLNKTARISALRLELVTLMARLKHLNKLAPKLFDEALDLFANMKEVLNESKKVGYNNKGKEHVVNRKLSVLVNKQV; this comes from the coding sequence ATGTTTAACTTATATGAAGAACTTACAAAAATAGAGATTCTTTTATCCAAAGAAATAGAAGTTTACAAAATAATATTGGAAGATGAAGAAAAAAAAGTTAATTCTATAATCAATACAAGATTACAGGATATACATTTATATTGTGATCATCAAAATGAAAAAATGACTGAAGCTAATGAGCTTAGAAAAATGAGAGAAAATGTTATTGATTTGATAGTATTAAATAAATTCCCTCATTTATCAGAAACAGCAACATTATCTGATATTATTAGAAGAATACCATTGAATAAAACAGCTAGAATATCAGCATTACGTCTTGAATTAGTTACTTTAATGGCTAGATTAAAACATTTAAATAAATTAGCTCCTAAACTTTTTGATGAAGCTTTAGATTTATTTGCAAATATGAAAGAAGTTTTAAATGAAAGCAAAAAAGTAGGATATAACAACAAAGGTAAAGAGCATGTTGTTAATAGGAAATTATCAGTATTAGTAAATAAGCAAGTTTAA
- a CDS encoding M15 family metallopeptidase has product MTVLQYVLVITTILVVLALISFIIKAGSKYKIFTIALMTIIVSSISAVGIIYINNTRDIMSSSDIKQIQLEEEKKRIRKDMIIRPGAIETIALHLAYSNRISPPTIKNRELGFYLDGIWFNWANGKLLTDEDMTNQDNYIPFGFYSYTIDGLPEVQQETPERTKELQEYYKRRVNNTKYINNKFLDTLYDGTSERSMVKHISTKSILGYKVRVHDYVYEPLSNVSVEVKLIAQTNQEVENFLDSLKIVSGYVWKIISKSASRSYHSYGVAFDTLPKKNNGKQIYWAWTRVNNKAWYAVPYDKRWHPPKEVIKVFEKYGFIWGGKWHNYDTIHFEYRPELIIYNKIKNDEDATYELIEKYGIF; this is encoded by the coding sequence ATGACTGTTTTACAATATGTTTTAGTAATAACGACTATACTAGTGGTATTGGCCTTAATAAGCTTTATAATAAAGGCCGGATCTAAATATAAAATATTTACAATAGCTCTTATGACTATAATTGTATCATCTATATCAGCAGTAGGAATAATATATATAAATAATACTAGGGATATAATGTCTAGTTCTGATATAAAGCAGATTCAGCTTGAAGAAGAGAAAAAAAGAATTAGAAAAGATATGATTATAAGACCAGGAGCAATAGAGACTATAGCTCTTCATTTGGCATATTCAAATAGAATATCTCCTCCTACTATAAAAAATAGAGAATTAGGATTCTATTTAGACGGAATATGGTTTAATTGGGCTAATGGAAAATTATTAACTGATGAGGATATGACTAATCAAGATAATTATATACCTTTCGGTTTTTATAGCTATACTATAGACGGACTTCCTGAAGTGCAGCAGGAAACTCCTGAAAGAACTAAAGAACTTCAGGAATATTATAAGAGAAGAGTTAATAACACAAAATATATCAATAATAAATTCCTAGATACTCTTTATGACGGAACAAGTGAAAGAAGTATGGTAAAACATATAAGCACAAAAAGTATTTTGGGATATAAAGTAAGAGTTCATGATTATGTATATGAACCTCTTTCCAATGTAAGCGTAGAGGTAAAACTTATAGCACAGACTAATCAGGAAGTAGAAAATTTCTTAGATTCTCTAAAAATAGTCAGCGGATATGTTTGGAAAATAATTTCAAAAAGTGCAAGCAGAAGTTATCATAGCTATGGTGTGGCATTCGATACTTTGCCTAAAAAAAATAATGGTAAGCAGATATATTGGGCTTGGACTAGAGTTAATAATAAAGCATGGTATGCTGTTCCTTATGATAAAAGATGGCATCCTCCTAAAGAAGTTATAAAAGTATTTGAAAAGTATGGATTTATATGGGGCGGTAAATGGCATAATTATGATACTATACATTTTGAATATAGACCTGAACTGATAATATATAATAAAATTAAAAATGATGAAGATGCTACATACGAACTTATAGAGAAATACGGCATATTCTAA
- a CDS encoding motility associated factor glycosyltransferase family protein, which yields MDNTIFTKNIELLNKNKYNFRAVKKLIEYNAANNKYQLKQAKNDLFAVMYNNKPLTSLYNPMEEAKRLISQFITNDNEHIGIFLSIASFFHIEYFLSLNENNKAIIIEKDIEIVKLILDNLKLSNENILKNIILILNEDLENILAFFNFYMNDNDSKKIVYIRHIRASNIDDETKRYYDNVNISLANSIKEKLMSLTSNYYFAPIWARNTLYNMHFNEGYSIKTFCNILKKETPVLLVSAGASADDYIENIRELSKTHFVIVLSHAFNSLIKNDIKPDAVVSTDGGFYSSIHLKELLKKENENINIFTTHTAYPFPLTHIENKRIFYFSHDESFEKILYPINDDDNNNIYFYMEGSVIMPALRIAYMLNPKYILLAGCDFCHIDDKTHSKYSNASAHDYINSSKLKTFESAKYKRLNDNQKIKCYDNVYRNTSSSLLSYKNHFESLIQEISETTDIFTLTVQSASIKNVKIYNTNNFNSNNKNIEIKNYLKENIDKEKLIKEIDNFINNINKENINKENFNNNMKNIADIISPWHVEKFEKSVISYEELKNYMNKWYNDIKLLLY from the coding sequence ATGGATAATACTATATTCACTAAAAATATAGAGCTTTTAAATAAAAATAAATATAATTTCAGGGCTGTAAAAAAATTAATAGAATATAATGCAGCTAATAATAAATATCAATTAAAGCAGGCTAAAAATGATTTGTTTGCTGTTATGTATAATAATAAGCCTTTAACTTCCCTATATAATCCTATGGAAGAAGCTAAAAGATTAATATCTCAATTCATAACAAATGACAATGAACATATAGGAATATTTTTATCTATTGCATCATTCTTTCATATAGAATATTTTTTATCATTAAATGAAAATAACAAAGCAATCATAATAGAAAAAGATATAGAAATAGTTAAACTTATTTTAGATAATTTAAAGCTATCAAATGAAAATATATTAAAAAATATAATACTAATTTTGAATGAAGATTTAGAAAATATATTGGCATTCTTTAATTTTTATATGAATGATAATGATTCAAAAAAAATAGTTTATATAAGACATATAAGAGCTTCAAATATAGATGATGAAACAAAACGATACTATGATAATGTTAATATATCACTTGCAAACAGCATAAAAGAAAAACTAATGTCTTTAACATCTAATTATTATTTTGCTCCTATATGGGCTAGAAATACATTATATAATATGCATTTCAATGAAGGCTATTCTATAAAAACATTCTGCAATATATTAAAAAAAGAAACACCGGTTTTACTAGTATCTGCCGGAGCTTCTGCCGATGATTATATAGAAAATATTAGAGAATTATCAAAAACACATTTTGTTATAGTATTATCTCATGCTTTTAATAGTTTAATAAAAAATGATATAAAGCCTGATGCTGTTGTATCTACTGATGGCGGTTTTTATTCATCAATACATTTAAAAGAACTTCTAAAAAAAGAAAATGAAAATATAAATATATTTACTACGCATACGGCATATCCTTTTCCTCTTACTCATATAGAAAATAAAAGAATATTCTATTTCTCACATGATGAAAGTTTTGAGAAGATATTATATCCTATAAATGATGATGATAATAACAATATATATTTCTATATGGAAGGAAGCGTTATAATGCCTGCTTTAAGAATAGCATATATGCTTAATCCTAAATATATATTGCTTGCAGGATGTGATTTTTGTCATATTGATGATAAAACACATTCTAAATATTCAAATGCATCTGCTCATGATTATATTAACAGCAGTAAATTAAAAACTTTTGAATCTGCTAAATATAAGAGGCTTAATGATAATCAAAAAATAAAATGCTATGATAATGTTTATAGAAATACTTCTTCATCACTTTTAAGTTATAAAAATCATTTTGAATCTTTAATTCAGGAGATTTCTGAAACTACTGATATTTTTACTTTAACAGTTCAATCTGCAAGCATAAAAAATGTGAAAATATACAATACTAACAATTTCAATTCTAATAATAAAAATATAGAAATTAAAAACTATTTAAAAGAGAATATAGATAAAGAAAAATTAATAAAAGAAATAGACAATTTTATAAATAACATCAACAAAGAAAATATAAATAAAGAGAATTTTAATAACAATATGAAAAATATTGCTGATATAATATCGCCTTGGCATGTTGAAAAATTTGAAAAGTCTGTTATAAGCTATGAAGAGTTAAAAAACTATATGAATAAATGGTATAATGATATAAAATTACTCCTTTATTAA
- the argF gene encoding ornithine carbamoyltransferase — protein sequence MKKVNLSGRHFINLEDFTSEELSALIDYTFELKSKVRNREEIDIMKNRTMVMYFSKPSLRTRLSFEIGMKKLGGDAFVLKQDEIILGQRESIEDSSNVISRYCDLIMIRTFAHSDVEDFAKYSKVPVINALTDLSHPCQIMADLFTMKEHFGKLKGLTLTYIGDGNNVCNSLLTGCTSLGVNIKVGVPKGYEPDAKTIEVAKNIAKNTGCTVDIVNDVKEAVSGADVVYTDVWASMGQEKEKEERLNVFKGFTLTKELFALANKGAIALHCLPAHKGEEISEEVFNMNSQYIYEEAENRMHAQMAIMSSIVKE from the coding sequence ATGAAAAAAGTGAATTTATCAGGAAGACATTTTATTAATTTGGAAGATTTTACAAGCGAAGAGTTATCAGCATTGATTGATTATACCTTCGAGTTAAAATCAAAGGTAAGAAATAGAGAAGAAATAGATATAATGAAAAATAGAACTATGGTGATGTATTTTTCAAAGCCTAGTTTGAGGACTCGTTTAAGTTTTGAAATAGGAATGAAGAAATTAGGCGGAGATGCTTTTGTATTAAAGCAAGATGAGATTATATTAGGACAAAGAGAAAGTATTGAAGACAGTTCTAATGTTATTTCAAGATACTGCGATTTGATTATGATTAGAACTTTTGCTCATAGCGATGTTGAGGATTTTGCTAAATATTCAAAAGTACCTGTTATAAATGCTTTGACAGACCTTTCACATCCTTGTCAGATTATGGCGGATTTATTTACTATGAAAGAGCATTTCGGTAAATTGAAAGGCTTAACATTAACATATATAGGCGATGGTAATAATGTATGCAACAGTCTTTTAACAGGCTGTACATCTTTAGGAGTTAATATCAAAGTAGGAGTTCCTAAAGGTTATGAACCTGATGCAAAAACTATAGAAGTAGCTAAGAACATAGCAAAAAATACAGGATGTACCGTTGATATTGTTAATGATGTAAAAGAGGCAGTAAGCGGAGCCGATGTAGTTTATACAGATGTATGGGCTTCTATGGGACAGGAGAAAGAGAAAGAAGAAAGACTTAATGTATTTAAGGGCTTTACTCTTACTAAAGAGTTATTTGCTCTTGCTAATAAAGGAGCTATAGCACTTCACTGTTTGCCTGCACATAAAGGCGAGGAGATAAGCGAAGAAGTATTCAATATGAATTCTCAATATATTTATGAAGAGGCAGAAAACAGAATGCATGCTCAAATGGCTATAATGAGCAGTATAGTAAAAGAATAA
- a CDS encoding lactate utilization protein — MTVQEEYFQKLSLVLKDKFSKKGFAFDSFANKEDAKKFILSLIKENDTITFGGSTSVNQMGILEDLKNNKNFIDRNNKDLKSEAEIKAFTSDVYLCSANAITKNGDIVSTDGGGNRVAATIYGPKKVFLIVGRNKVCNTVEDAVKRVRSIAAGENSVRFKVDNPCCTGDMICDEEKCDIEKRLCAYTIIVNKCHIKERIHIIFIDEELGF; from the coding sequence ATGACAGTTCAGGAAGAATATTTTCAAAAATTATCTTTAGTTTTAAAAGATAAATTTAGTAAAAAAGGATTTGCATTTGATAGTTTTGCAAATAAAGAAGATGCAAAGAAATTTATATTGTCGCTTATTAAAGAGAATGATACTATTACTTTTGGCGGAAGCACATCTGTTAATCAAATGGGGATATTAGAGGATTTGAAGAATAATAAGAATTTTATAGATAGAAATAATAAAGATTTAAAATCAGAAGCAGAAATAAAAGCATTTACAAGTGATGTTTATTTATGTTCAGCTAATGCCATAACAAAGAATGGTGATATAGTATCAACAGATGGAGGCGGAAACAGAGTTGCTGCTACCATTTACGGACCTAAAAAAGTATTTTTGATTGTTGGAAGAAATAAAGTTTGTAATACTGTTGAAGATGCTGTAAAAAGAGTAAGAAGTATTGCTGCCGGTGAAAATTCTGTGAGATTTAAAGTTGATAATCCTTGCTGTACAGGAGATATGATCTGCGATGAGGAAAAATGCGATATAGAAAAAAGATTATGTGCTTATACAATTATAGTTAATAAATGTCATATAAAAGAGAGAATACACATTATATTTATAGATGAAGAATTAGGATTCTAA
- a CDS encoding CAP domain-containing protein, with amino-acid sequence MKYYKAAYLILLSLIIFTQISFAQNNNEASQLFKLINDERKKSGMNEYKTETQLQNAADQRAKEIAGGIRKSTALQDNNIQFASYSEGSIIADMTVEEVFAQMLKSQRNLILNNKFTHAAASVYESNGKKYWVMIYVVSRNDSIVKQELNIQKERERVVQLCNEARNQNNVSVSLVLDAKLSEAAQKRAEELIKLFSHTRPNRTDFSTVLKEYNITYKTAGENIANGQFDADDVMKSWLKSPGHRANILQKNFGKIGVGVFEYNGRLYWVQVFTN; translated from the coding sequence ATGAAATATTATAAAGCAGCATATTTAATATTATTAAGTTTGATAATTTTTACTCAAATATCTTTTGCACAAAACAACAATGAAGCATCTCAATTATTTAAATTAATAAATGATGAAAGAAAAAAATCAGGTATGAATGAATATAAAACAGAAACTCAATTACAAAATGCTGCTGATCAAAGAGCAAAAGAAATAGCAGGCGGAATAAGAAAATCTACTGCCTTACAGGATAATAATATACAATTTGCTTCATACTCTGAAGGCTCAATCATAGCAGATATGACTGTAGAAGAAGTATTTGCTCAAATGCTTAAATCTCAAAGAAATTTAATACTAAATAATAAATTCACTCATGCTGCTGCTTCTGTATATGAAAGTAATGGCAAAAAATATTGGGTGATGATTTATGTAGTATCAAGGAATGACAGCATAGTAAAACAGGAATTGAACATACAAAAAGAGAGAGAAAGAGTTGTTCAACTATGCAATGAAGCTAGAAATCAAAATAATGTATCTGTTAGTTTAGTTTTAGATGCTAAATTAAGCGAAGCTGCACAGAAAAGAGCTGAAGAGTTAATAAAATTATTCTCACATACAAGACCAAACCGCACAGACTTTTCTACTGTATTAAAAGAATATAATATAACTTATAAAACAGCTGGTGAAAATATAGCTAACGGACAATTTGATGCTGATGATGTTATGAAGTCTTGGCTTAAATCACCTGGACATAGAGCTAACATACTTCAGAAAAATTTTGGAAAAATAGGTGTTGGTGTATTTGAATATAATGGCAGATTATATTGGGTTCAGGTATTTACTAACTAA